TCGAAAAACGGGGTGGCCAGCACGTTCAGATCCGCCTCACACGCATTGCAGCCCCCTGCTGACACCTGGCGCAGCTGCAAAGACCGGCCGAACAGTTTTTTGAAATGCTGTTTGGAATGCCGGGCCAGATCCGGCAGGGTTCCGTCCGTGAGCAGATCGGCCCGGCTGGAAGTGGCAATTTCAAAATCACGGGTAAAGGTGACGAACTTTTTTTCAGACACTCGTTCACACGTGCCGCAGAACACGCACCGTCCCATATCGATCCTTTTTTTGTCAACATCGATGGCATCCTGGGGACAGGCATCGGCACAGGCCTGAATCACGGAAGGATCCGCATCCTTATTGATATCGGGCCGTCCCCGGTACCGGGGAAACACGGCGGGTTTTTCTTTGGGGTAGTTACAGGTGCGATACCCTTGTTCAAACCGGTTTTTCAGTACACTGAGCATGGTGACAAACTTTCTTTATTAGTAAACATCACAGATCAAACCCGCAGTAGGACAGGTTGAAGCTTTTATTGTTCAAGGGAAAATCCGAAATACCGGTGTCCTGCAGCGCCATGGCTAGGCCGTTCCAGTTGTGAAAGGACGGGTCCTTGACCTTGTACCGCAGAATATGGCCGGTGTCATCCGTGAGAAGCGCATGGGACACTTCGCCCCGCCAGGCTTCGTTCAAGGTGACGCTCAGGCTGTCCGGCGGCAGGGCCGGCATCTGACCGGACACCACCCGGGTGGTCACAGGCCGGTCGATCAATGACTGGATCATCTCCAGGGACTGAAGCACCTCGTCTCTGCGCACCAGGGCCCGGGCATACACGTTTCCGGACGGTTTAGGGTTTTCCGGTACCTTCAGATACCCGTACCATTCCGTGGGAAACCAGCGCCGCACATCATAGGAAAGCCCGCTGGCCCGGCCGGCCGGTCCCACCAGCCCTAAGTGTCCGGCATCTTCAGTACTTACCCGCCCGCATCCTTCAAACCGGGCCCGCACCGTGGATGCACTGAAAATCAGTTCCAGCACATGTTCCACCTGGGGTTTGAGTTCCTCAATCCGGTCGTTCAGGGTTTTGCGGACCTCATCGTTCAGGTCGAACCGCACCCCGCCGGGCCGCACCAGGCCCTTGCCGAACCGGTTGCCGCACAAAAGCAGGGACAGGTTCAGAAAATCCCCCCGGATCCGGCCGAAATAATTGGCCGGCGGCAGAAACGCCACATCCATGCACAAGGCGCCCAAATCCCCGATATGGTTGGCCAGACGCTCCAGTTCCAGGGCAATGGTGCGGATGATCTTTGCCCCGTCATCCACATTCACCGATGCCAGGGCTTCCACGGCCTGGGCCATGCACAGTCCATGGCCGATGGTGGTGTCTCCGGCCATGTTTTCCGCCAGAATGGGCAGGCGTTTGGGTGTCACCTGCTGCAACAGGGTTTCCACGCCCCGGTGCTGGTATCCCAGCTGGATCTCCAGATGCAGGACCCGCTCCCCGATGCAGTTGAACCGGAAATGACCGGGCTCGATCACGCCGGCATGCACGGGCCCCACGGCCACTTCATGGATATCGTCTCCGGCCACCTGATAGTAGTCATAGTTGCCCGGAATATCCTGGGTATAATCATTGTTGAACACATCGGGTTTGTTGCGGAAGTTTTTGTGATACCGCACCATCTTGAGCCAGGGATGGCCCTGGGGACGGATGCCATACTGCTCGGCCATCTCCCGTTCAAACAGGTGAAACGGTTCACATTCTGACGTCAAAGACGGATACGTCTCAGGGGCATCACATCCGGCCGCCACCAGTTCATGGGTCCGCAGCACCATGAGAAACTTCAGGGTGCCGCCGTCCTCGTAGGCGAAAAACTGCACCACCTTGCCGCCGTTTTTCACGATATCCAGGGCCTGCGTCCGGAACGTGTCAAAGGGCAGATGAGGAATATCGGCCCGGGAAATGGGCCCGCCGTTGGGAATGGGTATAAACGCTTTCATTGCAGTCCTCCACCAATGGCATGCACGGCATCGACAATGGTCTGATACAGGGCATCCGGAATAAAAAAGCACAGAATCAGGGATGTCAGCAGCAGCACATACTGGGGCCATACCATGCCCGGGGGTTCCTTGAACAAAAAATTTTTGTGATCTGCTGCCGGTTGGGTGCCGGTTTCTGCCGGGGTGTCAAAGCAGATGGCCATGACCTGTCTGGCAAATCCGGCAAAGATCACGCACAGGCTGAAGATAAAGATGCCTGCGGCCAGATAATGGCCCGTTTTAAACGCCGCCATGATGATGAACAGCTCTCCGATGAAAATCCCGAATGGCGGGAACCCGGAGATGCCGGCAAACCCGGCGAAAAACGCCACAAATGTTTTGGGCATCTGTTTTGCCATCTGTCCGGTGTTGGCAATGAGCCGGTCCTTGTATCCCATCAGGATATTGCCGGAGGACAGAAACAGCGAGGATTTGATCAGGCTGTGGTGAATCATGCAGATCACGGCCCCATACACACCCAGTCCCCCGATGCCCGTGCCCAGGGCGATGATGCCCATGTTTTCGATACTGGAATAGGCCAGCATGCGCTTGTATTCGGTCTGTTTGAGAATATAGGTGGCCGCCGCCACAATGGACAGCAGCCCGAACACGATCAGGATGGTGCCGGAAAAATCACTCAACCCGGCAGATACCATGATCTTGTTGGTCTTGAAAATGCCTAAGTAAGCACAGTTCAACAGCACCCCGGACAGCAGGGCCGACGCCGGGCTGGGGGCTTCACTGTGGGCGTCGGGCAGCCAGGTGTGCATGGGGGCCAGCCCCATTTTGGTGCCGTATCCCACCACGATAAAGATAAACCCGGCCTTGAGCCATGCCGGATCCAGCTGTGCGGCCACGGGGGTCAGGGCGGAAAAGGACATGGCCGCGGTCACGCCCCCCAGTTCCATGGAGAATGTGAGAAACAAGGACCCTACCAGGGCCATGGCAATGCCCACCGAACAGATGAGCACATATTTCCAGGTGGCTTCCAGGGAAGCCCCGGACCGGTGGGTATAGATCAGAGGGGCACTGGCCAGGGTGGTGGCTTCAATGGCAATCCACAGCACCATGATGTGATCCGACAGCGTCACCATGGTCATGGTGGACAAAAACAGCAGCATGAACCCGGTAAAGATGTTTTCGGATTTCAGGCCGTGGGCCGCCAGATACCCCGTGGTGTAGATACTGATCAGAAAAAACAGCAGCGAGATCACCAGAAGAGACAGCAGCCCTTCCGGGGTCACGGCAAAATATTCAGCAAACCAGGCCTGGGGGGTGTTTTTCCACAACAGCAAAGACAGTACCAGGTGGACCGCACCCGTCAGCACCAGCAGCTGACGGCTGACGGCTGACGGCAAAACAAAGGCCAGCAGGCCGGTGACAAACGGGGTGATAAAAACCAATTCAACCATAAGGGCCGTTCCTATTCTTTCAGGGTTCTCAGAAGCGAGGTATCCACATCATCAAAGGTCTGCTTGATGTTCTGGAGGATCACGGCCATGATCATGACCCCGGCCAGCACATCCAGCAGGATGCCGAATTCCACGATATGCCGTGCCCGCACCGAAAAGGTGGTGCCCATCAGGTAGATCCCGTTTTCCAGCATGATATACCCGATCACCATGGCAATGGCGTTTCTTCTTGCCATCAGCAGAAACATGCCCGTGACCAGCAAAGAGATGGCAGCCGGAAACAGCAGCCGGGAGTCACTGATGGAGGGGATGTTCAGATACCTGGAAATGACGGCGGCGGCCACGATCAGGCCCAGGCCGAAAAACAACGAAGCATGATACCCCACAATGGGAGCCACATCCCGCTGGATGGCCACTTTCCGGATGGCCAGGTGAATGCTCAACGGAATGAGCACCCCCCGGATCACCAGGGTGGCAATGGTGAAAATAACGGCTCCGGTTGCCATATGCGGGGTGATGAAAAAAGGAATGATGGACACCACGATGCCCTGAAACGCCATCACCTTGATCAGGGCCGGCACCCGGCTGGAACCGAATGCGAACAGCACGGACAACAGCACCAGGGTCAGCAAAGTGTCAACGGTATAAAGGGTCATTGAATCAGCTCCAGGGTAATGATGGTTGCAAAAAACGCCAGGGCAAACGAGGTCAGCACGAACTGGGGCACCTTGTCCATGCGGTACCGGGCAATGGTGGACTCGATAATTCCCACCACCAGATAAACAATGACCAGCCCGGCAATGAAAACCAGGATGCCCGCGCCGGGGATGCCGGTCTCAAAGGGCAGGATCAGCCCGGACAGAATGGCGGCGTAAAAAAACAGTTTGCAGAACGATCCCAGCTCGATAAGGGCAAAATCCGGCCCGCTGTGATCCAGAACCATGACTTCGTGGATCATGGTCAATTCCAGATGCGTGGCCGGATCATCCACAGGCACCCGGGAGGTTTCCGTCACCAGAATGATGAAAAACGCGATCACGATGAACAAAAGCGACGGTCCGGCGATCTGCCACAGACCCAGGGTGCCGGTGCCGGAAAAATAGGCGGCAAACGACAGTTCCCCGGTCAGGCGGTAAAAGAAAATCAGGATCATGAACATGGCCGCTTCACAGATGATGGGAAAAAACGCTTCCCTGGCCGCACCCATGCCCTCAAAGGGCGAGGCCGTGTCCATGGCCGCGGCAATGGTGAAAAACCGGCCCAGTCCCAGAAGGTACAGCACGAAAATTACATCCCCGTTAAAGGAGATCACGGGCATGTGACCGGCCAGGGGCAGAAACAGCAAAGCGGCCAGGGCTGCGGCACAGGAGACCACGGGTCCCATTTTAAACACCGGCGTGGTGCTGACGCTGTAAACCGATCCTTTTTTAAACAGCTTGATCAATGTGTAATAGTTGATCAGCAGCGGCGGCCCTTTTTTTCCGCCGAAAAACGCTTTGACCTTGAGGATCACGGCCGAAAAAAACGGTGCCGTAAAAACAGCAGCCAGCCAGAGCACAATGGATTCAAACATATACACTCCCTGCGTGGTTGATGAAGGTTATATGAAAGTTTTAAGTGTCATTATTTATTGGGGTCTCTGAGGCTAGGGGTGTTATATGAAAAACAGCAGGAGCACAATGGCCAGTAAAATATATCCGATGTACAGGTGGATGTCCCCGTGCTGGATCCATCTGAGCCGGTCAAACAGAAACTGCACCGGCCGGATCACTCCCGGCGCCATGCAGCGTTCCGCAATGTCATGCACCCGGCTTTCATATCGGGTGGATGCCGGAAACCGGCCGGCAACGGGCGGATGTTGTTCTTCAATGGGGGCGGCCGGACGGAAAAACCGCACCATTTCAAAAGCATAGGACGCGCCCGTGTACTGCATTTTAGGAGTGGGCCGGGTAAACCCGCACCCCCAGGTCCCGGACCGGGATATGGGTTTGGCCCGGTAAAACCAGGACCGCAGACCGGCCATTCCCAGCACCAGTAAAACAATGACAAACGCCCCCAAAGTGATGTGACCCGTGATCTGGGCAAACGGTGCGACAGGAATTCTGGCATACCCCAGGTTCAGCGCGGACACGGCAGACAAAGACAGATTGAAAAACCATCCGGGAAACACCCCGATGATGACACAGGCCGTTCCCAGACCCCCCATGGCCCACAGCATGGTGGTGCCGGACTCGGTCCGGTTCCGGGCCGCTTCGGTCCGGGGTTCCCCCTGGAACACGATGCCCAGAACCCGGGTAAAACAGGCCAGGGCCAGTCCCCCGATCACAGCCAGGCCGATGATGGCGGCCACACTCACGGCAAACGGAATCTTATCCAGGGCAATGCCCTGGAACCCGCCCAGATACACCACGAACTCTCCGGCAAACCCGTTGAAAGGCGGCAAACCGCAGATGGCCAGAGACCCGATGATAAAAGCAAACCCGGTGATTTTCATGGACTTGAGCAGTCCGCCCAGGGCATCCATGGACCGGGTGCCGGTCTGATGCACCACCATGCCGGCCCCCATGAACAGCAAAGACTTGAACAGGGCATGGTTGAGCACGTGAAACAAAGCCCCTGAAAATCCCAGCACGGCCATGACGGGATTGCGGGATGCCACCCCGACCATGCCCAGCCCCATGCCGATAAGAATGATCCCGATATTTTCCACACTGCTGTAAGCCAGAAGCCGTTTGATATCCGTCTGGCCCAGGGCATACACCACCCCGAGAATCCCGGACACCACCCCGGCGGTCACCACCAGGTATCCGAACGCCGGTGCCGGCAGTTCCAGCAAAGAATAGATGCGCAGAATCCCGTAGATCCCGGTCTTGATCATCACCCCGGACATGACGGCGGAAATGTGACTGGGTGCGGCCGGATGGGCATGGGGCAGCCACACATGAAAGGGAAACACCCCGGCTTTGGAGCCGAACCCGATGAAAAACAGCACAAATGCCAGTATTTTGGCGCCCTCGGTCAGGGTATGCACATCCGTGAACCCGAAACTGCCCGTGTATTTATAAAAAATCCCGAACCCCGCAAAAATGAACATGGCCCCCACATGGGAAAACACGAAATACAGATATCCGGCGTACCGGTTTTCTTTTTTCCGGTAATCGTGGATCACCAGAAAAAATGAAGACAATGACATGATTTCCCAGGACAGCATGAATGTGATGATGTTGGCCGCCGTCACCACCAGGGCCATAGATACCACCAGAATGGAAAAGAAAAACGCGGTCACGGCTGTTTTCACGGGAGCGGCAGCATCTTGTGTGTAATGAAAACTGTACACCGCCGCCATCAGGCACACCAGAAAAATCACGGCCAGAAAAAAAGCGGACAGGGTATCCATTTCAAATGCCAGAAAAAACAGGTTCAGATACTGAAACGATACCGAATGGGTGACCGATCCCATGAGCGTGGTCACAGCAGCCGCCAGACCCCACACACATCCGGCACTGATGAGCAGGGTGGCCCCGGCTCTTGAAAACAGGTGATGGCGGGCGGATACCAGGGACACAAGCCCTCCGGCCAGGATCAGACTGATGGCTGCAAAAAAATGACTCATCAATTTTCATTCCCTCATTTTTTGAGTATTTTTGAAGTCAGGAGACGATTTTAATCAAGTTCCGGATTTCAATATGGGAAAAATGGGGGATTGTCAAGTCATTGACAAAATTTGTTTCAATTTGAAACAAATCAATGGCGGTACACCACGGGCCGGTCATCTGCGCCGATGTCAATACCCACGGTATCACCGGTCTTGAAACCGAGCCGCTTGAAATCCCTGACCACGGCATCGTGGCGGTCCGCATGCCAGAAGGTGCACCACAACGGATTTCGTACCGTGTCAATGCCATAGGCATCATGACTGCAAAGATTCACCCGGAACTTGTCCCTGGCAATCAGGGTGTCGGCTTCGGCCAGAAAAATATCGATCTTGTACAAGTTGTTGTGCAGTGCCTTGGAAAGGGCTTTCTGCTGGTCCGGAAAATCATCCAGATAATGGTTGGCAATCTGATACAGATCGCCGGAGTCTTGAATGGAAAATCCCAGCACGGCAAACCGCTGGTGTCTGAGGGCAAACGATTCCAGGTCGGCTTCATATTCCGCCACGCGGTCGACAATATTTTTTACCCGGGTTTCAGGGGCTGCTTCAGACTGGACCAGGTCTTCACACAGGCTGATGACATCGATATAAAATGCCTTGTTGTCCATCACATATACGGACCGTTCCCGGTAGTTGCGCTGTTTTCGAATACGCCGGACCCCATCCAGGCGGACGGACCGCTCACTGAGCTTTTCTTCCAGGGTCTCGATGCGAGAAATATCCTTGGCCTGGACCACATGAATGTCCCCTTCCGTGGAAATAATATATTCGATCTCGCATTTGAACCCCAGTCGCTTCTGAATGGCCCGGGAGAGTTGATACAGGCTCCGGTCATGGGGCACCCGGGTGATATGGGGTTCGGTCTGCACTTTCTGATTTCTGTTTCTGCAATACCCGAATTCCCAGTGGTTGTGAATCATTTTGGCCATAACGGATGACCCGTTGACAAACGGCATCACAATCACGCCCATTTCCTGGAGATCGATGGGCGGGGCATTGTTGAAAATCTGCTGTCGTCTGATGGACAGGTGCTTGGCCGTCTCTGCCAGATTGATGATCCGGTTGCGGGCATAGATGATTCCCCCGATATCCGCATAGGTTTCCAGCGAATCGAATGTGCCGCCCTTATACTCGGACTCCTGGGGATGCGCGCTTCTGGCGATCACCTTAAAGCTTTCCCGGTGAACATCCAGAAACGCTTCCAGGGCCTTGAAATCCTTGGTTTCAAATTTTTTGGCCGATACATACACAAACTCAGGCACATTAAACCCATTGGCTTTGAGTTTTTCCAGCAGCTTTGCCTTTTCCGGCACCTTGTTTTCCATGTTTCGCCTTGACTTTTGGACCTAAGTTCTTTAATTAATTTTCACCTAAAGGATCTTGAAGAAGATGTCAATTTAGATAGGTAACATATGTTAAAATGGAATGCAATACCCGGCCCGGCCCGGGATATTCATAAAGAAAGCACCCGGCTATGGGACTGAAAATTCTGTTGGTGGATGATGAACAGGAATTTGTTGAAACCCTGTCTGAGCGTCTCCAGATGCGGGATATGGATTCTCATGCCGTGTTTGACGGGAAAACCGCGCTGGCACAGGTGCAGTCCCACCCCCCCCAGGTCCTGATCATTGACTTAAAAATGCCGGGTATGGACGGTATTCAGGTGTTGCAGCAGGTGAAACAGACCCATCCGTTTATTCAGGTGATTGTCCTGACCGGACATGGGTCGGAAAAAGACCGGAAAACCTGCATGGATTTAGGGGCATATGCGTATTTCCAGAAACCCGTTGATATCGACCAGTTAAATACCGCCATCCGGCAGAGTCATGAAAAAACCTTGACGGACCCACGGGATTCCATGGGGTTTGGCCGGCCTGTTGACAAAGGGTTTTACCAGCCATGACGCCTTTGCAGCGACTCAAACCCGCATTCTGGAATCTGCCGGATGATCCCGGCAATCACAGCGGGTTGAATCTCAAACGCAAATGGAAACTGATTGTTCTGCTCACCTCAATTCTGGCACTTTCTCCTTTGATCATCATGACCCTGGTGGATTTCAACCTGACCCGGCGCACCATTGAAACGGAATCCAACACCCGCATGCTTTCCAGCCTTCAGACCCTTGCCCGTATCATGGGCGCCTCTTTAGCGGAAAATCCGTCCACGGCCTGTGCCGAAACCCTGTGGCAAAAGGCCTTTCACCAGTTGAACACAAGACGGCACAACGATTTGTTTCTCATTGATGCCGCCGGCGACCTGGTGACCCCGTCGTTTCACTATGGCCGGGATCCCGGGCTGAACGCGCTGGATCCCCGCCTTTTAACCCAAACGGATGGGATCCTGGATTTGCAAACCCCGGACGGGACGGCCGTGCTGGCCGGATATGTCAAAATCACGGGCACACCCCTGACCCTGGTCCAGCTGCGACCGGCGGACTGGCTCAAAGATCTGTGGCTCAAACCCCGGCTCAAGCTGCTCTGGTTTTTATGTGTGAGCATTGTTTTAATCGTGTTGTCCATCATGGGGATGGCCACGTATCTGGTGAACCGGATTCACGTCACGGAACGCCGACGAATCGAAGCCCTTCACCACGAAGAACATGCCAACCGCCTGGCTTCCATCGGCCGGCTGGCCTCGGGCGTGGCCCATGAGATCAATAATCCCTTAGACATCATCAACCAGAAAACCGGACTGATCGTCGATCTATTGACCTTAAAAAAACAAACCCGACCGGACCCGCGCGTCTTACCTCTTGCGAAAGATGTGCTGGATGCAGTGAAACGCTGCGGCACCATTACCCGTCAACTGCTGGATTTTGCCCGGCATATGGAACCCAGCACCGAACCCGTGGATATCGAAGAAGTGATCTCCCAGGTACTGGCCCTGGTGGAAACGGATGCCCGTCACCGGGGCATTGCCATCCGGGTGCCCCCCATTCCGGCCGTGCCCGGATTTGAATGTGACCGCAGCAGTCTGCTCCAGATTTTTCTGAACCTGGCGGAAAACGCCATTATCGCCATGGAATCCAAAGGCGTTCTGACCATTGACGTGTCCATACAAAAAACCGGTTATGTGACCATCAGCGTGGCTGATACGGGCAAAGGCATTTCTCCGGAAGAACTGCCCAAAATTTTCGAACCGTTTTACACCTCCCGAAGCGACCGCTGGGGTGCGGGCCTCGGTCTGGCCATCACCTATGGCCTGATCCGGGAAATGGGCGGAGACATCACCGTGAAAAGCACGGTGGGCAAAGGCACCCGATTTGTTTTAACCCTGCCCGTGAAAGCGGTCCGGCAGACCGCATCCGATGGGTCACTCCAGCTGCCCAAAAACGAAATACCTGTCAAAACTGCGAATGAAAACAACATCCAGGGAGCCGCCCATGTCACCAAACAATGATCCGTGTCCGGAAACCGATCGCCTTGCTGATATGGCGGATGTCAAATTTTTCGGTGCCCTTGCCGCGGCCATGACCCATGACATGAAAAATGTGCTGGCCATTATCAATGAAAATGCCGGGCTTTTAGGGGATCTGGCCGTAAAAGCCCAAAAAAAAGCAACGCCCATTGATCCATTGAAAGCATCAACCATCAGTGAAAAGATCCGAAAAAATGTGACCCGGGCCGATACTATGATGAAGCGGTTCAACCGGTTTTCCCACAGCATGGATCATGCAGAGGAATTTGTGGACATGGAGGAAACGGTGATGCTTGTGGCAAGCCTTTCGGAACGGATCATCCGCCGGCACGGAGGCACCCTCACCGTGATTCCCCCGCCCGTTCCCTGCCGCATCCATGCCCGGCGGTTTGTTGTGCTTCATCTGATATTCAGGGCACTGGATATTTTATGCTGCAATCACGCCGATCCTGCATCTGACATTCAAAAACAGATGACGGTTCGGTTCGGCAGTGAGTTAACACGGCCTGAAATCTGTTTTACCCGGGATCCCGGTTTTATGATTAAAAGGGACGCCCTGTTTGACAGCCCCAAAGACCGGGCCTTACTGGCCCATGTAAAAATGAAAGTCAAAATGATGGATGCCGGGGCCGGATTCTGTCTGTGCACGGCCCGGCCTGAACATGGATGAGTTTTGCCGGGATAAAATCGGCAATCAGATTTTGGAATAAAGGAGAAAATCATGTCTGAAAAAGTGTTACTGGTGGATGATGAAAAAGAGTTTTTAGATATCATGTCCGAACGGATGCAAGAACGGGGAATGACCGTCAAAACCGCAGACTCGGCAGACCAGGCCATGGCCATGCTGGAAAAGGAAAGTTTTGATGCCATTGTCATGGATTTTAAAATGCCGGGTATGGACGGGATTCAGGCGTTGAAAAACATCAAGACGAAAAAACCGGAGCTGCAGATCATTTTGCTCACCGGATATGCCACCGTGGAAAAAACCGTGGAAGCCATGAAAATCGGTGCCACGGATCTGCTGGAAAAACCGGCGGATCTGGAGAAACTGGCCGCAAAAATCAAACAGGCCAAAGCCGAAAAAATGCTGGTGGTGGAAAAACAGACGGAAGACAAAATCAAGGACATCCTCAAGCGGTTTGGTGGATGAGTTCACTTAAGTTCCCTGACATTTTCTTGACAAAAACCGATTATCTGCATTATTACAGATCGGTAAATATGAATTTAAGGCGAGGATAAAGGCCTGCCAATAGATAGTGAGAAAGAAACGCACATTGATTGATTTACCCAAGATTTATTTACCCAAAAATTTAGGAGTGACATGAATACAAAAGCAACAGCCTCATCCGGCATTCAGATAGACTGGAAGCGGATCATGTTTCTGATGATTGGAATTATACTGTTTTCCGTGGTGTACTATTCTCCGCCCTGGCCGGATGCACTGGATCCCATGGGCAAGGCGTTCACTTTATCTCCCCAGGGCAAAGGAGCCATTGCCCTGTTTCTTTTGGCCGGCACCTGGTGGGTGTTTGAAGTGGTACCCATCGGTGTCACCGGCCTGGCCATCGGCGTGGTCCAGGCCCTGTTTTTCATCCGGCCGGCTGCGGATGCATTCAAGGATTTCATGGATCCGTCCGTATTGTTTATCTTCGGATCGTTGATCATCGGCACGGTGTTCACCAAGGTAGGTATCACCCGGCGCCTGGCCTATAAAATGCTCATCATCGTGGGAGAACGCACCTCCATGATCTATCTGGGCTGTTTTGTGGTCACGGCCCTGCTCACCCATGTCATGGCCCATACGGCCGTGGCCGCCACCATGTATCCTTTGCTGCTGTCCATTTATGCGTTGTACACGGATGAAGAAGGCCCCACCAAATTCGGCAAAGGGCTGTTCATGGGCATGGCGTTCGTGGCCGGGGCAGGGAGTATTATCACTTTGCTGGGAGCGGCCCGGGGCATTGTGGCCTTGGGATTCTATGAAGAAATTACCGGAAAATCGGTGTCTTTTTTCGAACTGACCTATTACATGTTTCCCATCGGCTGGGGGATGGTCTTTATCTTATGGGGATTTTTCATGGTGTTTTTCAAACCGGAAAAAGCCGTAATTCCGGGACTGCGGGAAAAAGCCAAACAGCTCAGCCATGAAATGGGATCGTTCACCCGCCATGAGATCATTGCCACGGGCATCATCTTCGGTGTGATTCTGTTTCTTTCCCTGCAATCCTTTATCCCGGTGTTAAAGCCGTTCAACAAGGCAGCAGTGCTCCTGGTCTCCACCATCTTATTTTTCATCGTGGGTATCCTGGATATCGGCGACTTGGAGGATGTGCCCTGGAACATTATCCTGCTGTTTGCCGGTGCCATGAGTATGGGCTTCTGTTTGTGGCAGACCGGGGCTGCAGAATGGCTGGCCATCAACTGGCTGAGTTTTTTCCAGAATGCCCACTGGTTCGTGTTTGTCATGGCCATTGCTTTTTTTGTCATGGTGATGACCAACTTTATCATGAATGTGGCCGCCATTGCCATTTCCGTGCCAGTGGCCCTGGTGGTGGCGCCTTACCTGGGCGTGGCCGCCGAAGTCATCGTATTTGCGGCCCTGGTCACCGCGGGCATGCCGTTCCTGCTCCTGGTGGGCGCGGCCCCCAATGCCATTGCCTATAACTCCGGACAGTTCACAAGCGGTGAGTTTTTCGGATACGGCATTCCAGCCAGTATTCTGCTCATGGCCCTGGTGGCCCTGGCCGTGCTGCTGATCTGGCCCCTGTTGGGCATGCCGATTCTTCTATAAATCAAGATCACTGATTAAACCGGTGCATTGACGATATGTTGTCAGTGCACCGGTGATTAATCAGACATGGCTGCGGTTTTGACATAGCGGGGCAGGTAAAGGATGAAACGGGTTCCCTGCTGCGGCGTGCTGGTCACCTGAATGAACCCATGGTTTTGTTTGACAATGCCGTATACGGTTGCCAGGCCCAGTCCGGTTCCTTTTTCAGGTGCTTTGGTGGTGTAAAACGGTTCAAAGATTCTTTCTCTGGTCTGGTCATCCATGCCGCACCCGTCATCCGTGACCGTCAACGTCACAAAGTCACCCGGAATAAAACCGGGATGTCGGGAACAAAAATGGTCATCCAGCCGGGTATTGTCTGTTTCAACCACGACCCGGCCCGCCGTATCTACGGCATCTTTTGCATTCACACACAAATTGAGCAGTACCTGATCGATCTGGGATGGATCCATAAAAAGATCCCACAACCCAGGTTTCGGATGCCATGACAATTGAATGTCTTTTCCCGTCACCTGGTCCAGCATCTTAAGCATGCCGTCGATGGTTTCATTAAGATCCAGGACACGGGGTG
Above is a window of Desulfotignum balticum DSM 7044 DNA encoding:
- the nuoB gene encoding NADH-quinone oxidoreductase subunit NuoB, with amino-acid sequence MLSVLKNRFEQGYRTCNYPKEKPAVFPRYRGRPDINKDADPSVIQACADACPQDAIDVDKKRIDMGRCVFCGTCERVSEKKFVTFTRDFEIATSSRADLLTDGTLPDLARHSKQHFKKLFGRSLQLRQVSAGGCNACEADLNVLATPFFDLARFGINFVASPRHADAIVVTGPVSRNMKTALLQTYEAVPEPRVVIAVGSCAIMGGPFYGSPEVAPGLESILPVDLFIPGCPPHPLSNLHGLLRFFK
- a CDS encoding NADH-quinone oxidoreductase subunit C, which translates into the protein MKAFIPIPNGGPISRADIPHLPFDTFRTQALDIVKNGGKVVQFFAYEDGGTLKFLMVLRTHELVAAGCDAPETYPSLTSECEPFHLFEREMAEQYGIRPQGHPWLKMVRYHKNFRNKPDVFNNDYTQDIPGNYDYYQVAGDDIHEVAVGPVHAGVIEPGHFRFNCIGERVLHLEIQLGYQHRGVETLLQQVTPKRLPILAENMAGDTTIGHGLCMAQAVEALASVNVDDGAKIIRTIALELERLANHIGDLGALCMDVAFLPPANYFGRIRGDFLNLSLLLCGNRFGKGLVRPGGVRFDLNDEVRKTLNDRIEELKPQVEHVLELIFSASTVRARFEGCGRVSTEDAGHLGLVGPAGRASGLSYDVRRWFPTEWYGYLKVPENPKPSGNVYARALVRRDEVLQSLEMIQSLIDRPVTTRVVSGQMPALPPDSLSVTLNEAWRGEVSHALLTDDTGHILRYKVKDPSFHNWNGLAMALQDTGISDFPLNNKSFNLSYCGFDL
- a CDS encoding proton-conducting transporter transmembrane domain-containing protein, coding for MVELVFITPFVTGLLAFVLPSAVSRQLLVLTGAVHLVLSLLLWKNTPQAWFAEYFAVTPEGLLSLLVISLLFFLISIYTTGYLAAHGLKSENIFTGFMLLFLSTMTMVTLSDHIMVLWIAIEATTLASAPLIYTHRSGASLEATWKYVLICSVGIAMALVGSLFLTFSMELGGVTAAMSFSALTPVAAQLDPAWLKAGFIFIVVGYGTKMGLAPMHTWLPDAHSEAPSPASALLSGVLLNCAYLGIFKTNKIMVSAGLSDFSGTILIVFGLLSIVAAATYILKQTEYKRMLAYSSIENMGIIALGTGIGGLGVYGAVICMIHHSLIKSSLFLSSGNILMGYKDRLIANTGQMAKQMPKTFVAFFAGFAGISGFPPFGIFIGELFIIMAAFKTGHYLAAGIFIFSLCVIFAGFARQVMAICFDTPAETGTQPAADHKNFLFKEPPGMVWPQYVLLLTSLILCFFIPDALYQTIVDAVHAIGGGLQ
- a CDS encoding respiratory chain complex I subunit 1 family protein, coding for MFESIVLWLAAVFTAPFFSAVILKVKAFFGGKKGPPLLINYYTLIKLFKKGSVYSVSTTPVFKMGPVVSCAAALAALLFLPLAGHMPVISFNGDVIFVLYLLGLGRFFTIAAAMDTASPFEGMGAAREAFFPIICEAAMFMILIFFYRLTGELSFAAYFSGTGTLGLWQIAGPSLLFIVIAFFIILVTETSRVPVDDPATHLELTMIHEVMVLDHSGPDFALIELGSFCKLFFYAAILSGLILPFETGIPGAGILVFIAGLVIVYLVVGIIESTIARYRMDKVPQFVLTSFALAFFATIITLELIQ